Below is a window of Undibacterium sp. YM2 DNA.
CTCCAGATTTGTAGGGCTATATGGAAACCAAAGTTGTCGAATTTGAACGTCCACAGATGGATGTGGGTAGCAGCTGTACCGCCAATGCCTGGGCGCGCATTCCTGATGCGCCTTCAGCGATAGAAAAACTGGAACTCAAAGCCAGAATACGCCAGCTCCTGAAAGAAAAGCAGGCTGTGTTGGTCGCGCATTATTATGTCGATGCAGAACTGCAAGACCTGGCAGAAGAAACCGGTGGCTGCGTTTCTGACTCGCTGGAAATGGCAAGATTTGGCCGTGACCACCCCGCCAAGACCCTGGTTGTCGCCGGTGTCAAGTTCATGGGTGAAACCGCCAAAATACTCAGCCCAGAAAAAACCATTTTAATGCCAGACCTGGATGCGACCTGCTCGCTGGACCTGGGTTGCCCGGCAGATGAGTTTGCGGCGTTTTGCGATGCCCATCCTGACCGCACCGTCGTCGTGTATGCTAATACCAGCGCAGCCGTCAAGGCAAGAGCTGACTGGATGGTGACATCCAGCATAGGTCTGGACATCGTTGCTCACCTGCATGCGCAAGGTAAAAAAATACTCTGGGCTCCCGATAAACATCTGGGTGGCTATATCCAGAAGCAGACAGGTGCAGACATGTTGCTATGGCAGGGTTCCTGCCTGGTGCATGATGAATTCAAGGGCATAGAACTTGACGTGCTCAAGGCTGAGCACCCTCATGCCAAAGTACTGGTTCATCCTGAATCACCAGCGGCTGTGGTGGCACTGGCTGATGTGGTTGGCTCGACTTCGCAAATGATCCATGCAGCACAGACGCTGGATGCAGATGAATTTATTGTCGCCACCGATAATGGCATCCTGCACAAAATGCAGTTGGCTGCGCCAACCAAGCGTTTCATCGTCGCTCCGACGGCAGGTAATAGCGCGACTTGCAAGAGCTGTGCACATTGCCCATGGATGGCAATGAATGGTTTGCGCAATCTGCTGCAGGTGCTGGAGAACGGTAATAATGAAATCCAGGTTGACCCGGCAGTGGGGCAAAAAGCCAAGGTCTGCATAGACCGCATGCTGGATTTTGCTGCTGCAAAAAAAGCCAATGTGCGTCCATCCAGTGATTTGACGAAAGAAGGCAAACTTTTTTCCGGCATAGGCCCGGCCTGAGAACCCGTTACGATCTTAAGCGCAAGCCCCATCCAATTACACTGAGGTTATCTGGACATGTCTGGTAATTTAAAGAATACGCATTCCCCTTTTGATGCAGATTTACAAAAAGCTTTTGAACGCAACATCCGCGATGCACTGGCTGAAGATGTCGGCGCTGCTGATCTGACTGGCTTGCTGGTGCCTGCAGATGAAGTAGTACAGGCACAAGTCATCGTGCGTGAAGATGCCGTTCTATGTGGTGCCCCGTGGTTTGATGCTGTCATGACAGCACTGGATGCAACTATCATCGTGGATTGGCAATACGCTGAAGGCGAACAGATGAAGGCAAATACTGTCGTCTGCAAAATCAAGGCACCTGCCAGAGCCTTGCTGACAGCCGAACGTTCTGCGCTGAATTTCCTGCAATTGCTATCTGCAGTCGCGACCGCCACCAGCAAATATGTCTCCATCATCGCAGGCACAAAAGCAGCCATACTCGATACCCGCAAAACCTTGCCCGGCCTGCGTCTGGCGCAAAAATATGCGGTGCGCGTGGGTGGTGGCAAGAACCAGCGCCTGGCCTTGTATGACGGTATTCTTATTAAGGAAAACCATATCGCGGCAGCAGGTGGCGTGGCTGAGGCCATGCAAAAAGCCCTGAGCCTGAATGCTGGCGTGACTATACAAATAGAAGTGGAAACTCTGGATCAATTGCAAACGGCTCTGAATGCCGGTGCGACATCCATCTTGCTGGATAATTTCAATACCACCATGATGCGCGAAGCAGTTGCCATTAATGCAGGCCGTGCTTTGCTGGAAGCGTCCGGCGGCATCGATCATGCAAGCGTGAGAGCGATAGCCGAGACAGGAGTCGATAGGATATCCATAGGCAGCCTGACCAAGGATATTAAGGCGACGGATTATTCTTTGCGGATAGTTTAATCCCTGCATGTTATATGCTGTTTGAAAACCAGAACTTTGCATCCAGATTGAAGAAGCCAGTCAGCCTGGATGAGCATGTTTTTCGCTACTGTGAGTTTTCAGATATTCAATTTGAAGGCGGAGACATCTCATCTGCTTTCCTGGCTTGCAGCTTTACCGGCTGCGGATGGTACTGGGGTTTGTTTAATACCAGTATCCTTGTTGATGTGAAGTTCATCAATTGTATTTTTCGGGGAACGACATTTTCTGGGGCCAGGTTTGTTAACTGCGAATTTGAAAACTGCGAATTCTTGAAGGACAATCTTGGCAGAAATTGTACATTCGATGAGGTGAGCTGGTTTGCTTGCGCGCAGGAAAATTGCACGGGATTGGAGAGTGAATTTCGTACAAGGGATAAAGAGCGAAGCTATATCCCTTGATTTCGACCTGCTTGTAAGTAAATCACTAATCCTGAAGTCATAATTTCTGATCGCGATGAAATGATTTATTCTGTGTACCTCAAAACCAGAACATGCTGTAATTCATTATTTCGTTCACTCACAGTTTTTATCCAGACCGCAGCTTTTTCACCATAGAGCCTGAGCAGTAATTCTGCCATGCTGCTCATCTGGACTGGATTCAAGGCTGCTTCCCGGATGAGTGCCAGATAAGATGCACCAATGCCTATGAGCTTGTAGCCGTAATTCTCCCGGAGATGCTTGCATAAAGCATGGTTCTCAAAGGGATTCAGGTCTGAATCAAAATAGCCGTTAGGGAAGGCAGCCAGACTATCTTCGGGTTGATTGACGATGGCCCTGAACGCATAAATGCTATCGTCAATGATGGAAAGCCAGTTTTCTTGTGCCAGCAGTAGTTCTGCCAGAGACTCATCATTCAGTAGCAGGTTTTTTTCTTGAAAAATCTGTTCCAGTGAGGTTTCTTGGCAAAGTTTTAGAAAATTTGCGTACCGGATAAAAAACTCAGATGCCGTGCTCAGGTAGCCGACATGCTCGCCATCTTCAAAGCATGCTGCATCAAGCGTACTCAAGTCATACCCTTCTGTCTCGTCGAGATCGTGAGAACCTGAGCTATGCATGGACGTGTATTGTGCCTGACCGAGGTCATCCAGTGTCAGCAGCAGATGCGAATCTGGAAATCTGCTGCTTAATTCTTTCCAGTCCTGGATTAATTCTTCCTGATTTGCAAATTTATCCGCTACATAGACTTCGCACAAATACTCAAACTGTGTATCTGATAAGGGTTCAAATCTCATTTTCTGTGCGTTCAAAATGGGGATAAATTTTTTGCTTGCTAGATTAGTCCTGCATTACGTTTTGCAAACCAGCGCATCAGAAATGGAATGGCGCAAATCATGCCGAATAGCATAAACAGGCCGGCGCCACTCAATTTCAGCTTGTCACTCAGGCTAAGTCCGAAGGCCAGTAGTGCGACAAACAGCCAGATTCGTAGCACTTGCATGATCTCCAGAGGAATATCTGCTTCGACTACTTCAAAACTGGAACTGCTTTCTTCTATGAAGCGATAACTGGCCAATGGAACAATGGGAATATAGACCAATACCACCCACTTGGTAGTAATGAAGGACTGATCCGGATGAAATTTGCATTTGCCGTAAAAAGTCGTGCCTATGCCATTGATGGTTCTTGCCATGATGTAGTGTATGAAAAGTGATTCGGATTGTAGGAGCAATCAGGGCCAGGCAGCTAAGCTGGCGAGCGATCAATGCATCGGCCAGCGCCTGATTATCCCGCATCAACCATCAGTACGTAAAGCCGCAATTGGATCCAATGCTGCGGCCTGTCGTGCCGGGAACACACCAAAACCGAGGCCAACTGCTATGCATGAGCTGACAGCAATCAACAGGCTCAGCGGTGACCAGGCAACAGACCAGCCCGCCAGCGCGGCGATGCTGTATGCGGCTATCGCGCCCAGCAATACGCCGAGCAAGGCGCCGCTGAACGCAATCACCAGGGCTTCTGCCAGGAACTGTTCTATGACATCACGCCTGCGTGCACCCAGTGCGCGCTTGAGGCCGATTTCACGGCGGCGTTCCAGTACATTGGCTAACATGATGTTCATGATGCCTATGCCGCCCACCAATAAGGAGACTGCAGCGATAGAGCTCATGACGATGGTAAAGATGCGCTGGGTTTGCTGGTTCTGCCTATACAGGCCCATGGGTACGATGAGGTTGGTGTCATCAGCACCGGCATGCCTTTGCTCTATCAGATTTTGCAGCACACGAGCCGCAATATCAGGTGCTGTCTGGCCGTCCAGACGCAAACTCAGGCTATCGACTTCGTTTTCCAGCGCAGTGAATCGGAAACGGGCGCGTCCGGTGAGCCAGGGGACGAACAGGCGCTCGTCATCCAGACCAAGTTTGACGCCTTCGAATTCGGATTTGGAGAGGGCGCGGTCAGCCAGCACGCCAACTACTTCAAGCCAGGCGTGATTGAGCTTGATGCGCTCGCCAACTGGATTTTTGTCGCCAAAGAGTTGATGGGCAAGGCGTGGGCCTATCACGCAGACAGGGGCGAGGGTGGCATCATCCTGCTGGCTTAACCAGCGCCCCTGGCCGATTTGCAGGCCACCGAGTTCGGCATACGAATCAGATACGGCAAAGGCGCGTGCAGGGACGACATTGCTGCCGCTGACCAGTTGATCTACCTTGATCTCTTTTTTGAGTGCCACTGCCTTGGCACCAGGTACGACGGACAATGCAGCATCGGCGTCTGCAGCCGACAAGCCCAGTGAGCGTGTACGTATTTCCTTGAGACGTTTGTCGTCAATATTCTTGCTATCTATGATGACATTGTCCAGGCCCAGTTCGGCGACCAGGCGCAAGGCTTCGCGGCGACTACCTTCACCCACGGCCAGCATGGCAACGATGGCTGCCACACCAAAAATCATGCCTAACAGGGTCAGGCCAGTACGCAGCTTGCGCCTTTGCAGTTCATTGACTGCTTCCAGTATCAGGGCGCGGTTCATGAATGTGTATCCTTGCTTTTTTCTTTGTCTTTTACTTCTGGTAGCAGAACTACCTGATTGCCCTGGCTGATACCTGATTTGATTTCACTGCGCACCGGGCCACGCTGCCCCAGTACTACCGTCTGGCGCTTGAGCTGGTCGCCATCCTTGATATATGCAGCAAAATTACTCCCGTCCTGTATCAAGGCGATATTCGGTACCGTCATGGCTTTGGCCTGGTTGATGAGGCTGACCGTGCCTATCAGTGCCTGGCCAGGTTTGAGTGCCAGGTTTTGTGCCTGCGCCTTATTGAAAGCGGCTTCGAAGGTGATGAATTTGACTGGCGACTCCCGCGAAGTGACGCTGGCGCTGTTACCAACCTTGGTAATGCTCAATTCAATTTCCTGGCCGTTACCAGCCAGACGTACCTTGACTGGCAGGCCCACTTTCAAACCAAAGGTGCGGCCTTCTTCTATATTGAAACTGGCGACCAGTTGATCAAGGTCTGGCAGTGAGCCAAATTCTTCCCTGGGCCGGAAGCTTGAGCCAACCAGAGGTTTGGCACCATCCCAGTTTGCCTGCAACAAAAATACGCCATCGTGCGGGGCCAGCAATTCCAGTGCATCCAGGTTCTTTTTGTGCTGGCTGGCATTCAGGCTGACACTTTCTTTCTGCGAGCTTAATACTGCCTGTTCTGCTGCACTGCGTGCCTGCACCTGCCCGGTTTTCCAGTTCAGGTAGCCGCGTTTGTTCTTCAGAAATCCGCTGTCCTGCAATTCATCCAGAATTTTATTGCGTGAAAAAATAGCCAGATCGGCGTTGGCATAGCGTTCGCTGAGTCGCAAATCTGTCTGCACTTTGGCACTGTCTGCCGACAGGGCAGAGCGGCTGCTGGCATCACTGGCCTGTATGGTCTCTGCGGCCAGTTCCTTGCGCAATAATTCCATTTCTGCCTGCGATAATTCCATGCGTGATTTTGGGGCATCAAAGAGAGCAATGACCTGGTCTTTCTTCACCAGGCTGCCTTCTGGCAGCATCTTTATCAAGGTGCGCGAATCCCAGCCCTGGCCAGGCACAGTCAGCGGAGTTTTGTTGGCTGCGATGATTTCGCCGTCGACGACAATACTTTCTTGCCAGTTTCTGGGCGAGAAGATTTCCGTTGCATGCTGGTTTTGTTCAGTCTTGTTGCTGCAGCCTGTGCTACTTAGCGCCAGTGTTACGCAGATGAGGAATAGCCTTGATTTCATTTTTTTGCTGTTCCTGTCGTTGCCGTCTGTATTCCCGATGAGACTAAAATTGCCTGCACTGCCGCACCGGGTTTGAGCCCTTTGGGCATCTGATCAAATTCCAGCTCTATATCCCGCACGATGATGGGTTGTGAGCTTGATTTGCTATGAAATACGTTGCCCAGCCCGGTAACGCGCGCAGGCACCGTCATATTGGCGCCAGGTATGGTGATGCGGGCGCTTTGGCCAACTTTGATCGTAGTTGATTGGGCTTCGGGCACCTTGGCAGAGACAAATAATTTGTCTGGGTCTGCCACGCTGGCAATGGATAATCCCATCCAGACCTGGCTGCCAGCAGCAAATTTCTCGCCTTCAAAATTGCTTTTGTAGATCATCATGCCTGGTTTGCTTGCTGTCACAGTCAGGGCTTTTTGCCCTTTGTTCAGTACGTCGATTTTCCCTTGCAGCATGGCGATCTCTGTTTCCAATCCCGTTTTTTCTGCCTTACGGGCACGTGCCTGGGTGGTGCGCAACCGCAGGGACATCGCAGCCAGATCGCTATTCAGAGATTTTTCTATGACCAGTTTGTCATAATCGACACGCCGTATCAATTCTTTGGGCATGGTGGCTTTGCGTGCAGCTTTCTCCGCATTGCTTTGCGCTTCTGCTACAGCCAGATCCGCTGCTTTTTCTGCCTCTGTCTGTTCCAGCTTCAGTTTTTCCAGCGCCCTCAGTTTCTCATTGAGCTGGCTTTTTTGACTGGCAAGCTGGTTGGGTACTTCCGCCGCCTGGAACATGGCAAGCATGTCACCTGTTTTGACGGCGCTGCCCTCGGGGGCGATTTGTGCCAAGGTGTATTGCCAGATGTAAGGGATGGACGGTGGCCCTATGGACGTAATATTGCGTGACTGTATTTCACCTTCCAGTGTCAGCTCCTTGTTCTGGGCGGCAGATTTTTCGCTGTTTTTCTTACTGGCCTGAGCAGGTTCTATCAGGACGCTCATGCCAGGTATCAGTTTGAGATTGGACTGCGCCGGTAATTTGATATCAACACGAAAATATCGGCCATAACCCCAGATGTTGTGTTCTTCAGGTGCGTTGGAAATACTGTCTATACTGGCCGTTACTTCAGTACCGGGCAGGGCATCAAATTTCAGGACTACAGTTTGCCCTTCCTTCAAATACGTCCTGTCTGCTTCCAGTGCCCATGCCCTGACTTCCATTTGACCTGAGCCTATGACCTGTCCCGCAGTATTGCCAGGAAAAGCGCTTGAGCCTTCTTCCAGGCGCTCACTACGCCAATTGCTATAGCCGTGGACGACATAGCCATCCTGGCTGGCTCTTACCTCAGAGCGGGTCAACTGCGTTTTGAGGTAGTTGATATTGATCTCTTGTTTTTTTAATTCAAGGTCAGCATCCGATTTTTTCCTGTTGATGGAAGCATAAGCATCGTCAAATGCCAGTTGTTTGACTTGTAGATCACGTTCTGATCTTTCTTTTTCTGCCTGGTATTTATCAAATTCCAGCGCAGCAATCTGAGTTTTTGGCAAAGCTGCATCGACCTGAGCTTTGGCTAATGCAGCTTTGGCTGTGAGCAGATTTTTTTCCGCATCCAGTGCAGTGACCTCAAGCTTGGCCAGTTCGGCATCGGCTTTTGCCCGGGTTTGTTGCATGCTGATTTCCAGTTGCTCCAGATTGGACGCATTTGGTGTTTCTATGCGCAACACCAGGTCCCCTTTTTTGACCTGACTACCCTCGGCAACAAAATTGCGTAAGACTACCGGTGATGAATTCGACGGCGGTACCAGGATGGCTTGCGAATCTTTTGCTATGACTTCGCCAGTCAATAATACCGGCCGGCTCTGCGCAGGCGCGGCGGTTTTGTCTGCGTTGGCTGGCGCTACCGATGAGGCTGGCGCAAGTGCAGGTATGCTGGCACATGCAGAGAGTACCCAGATGCCGAGCTTTGATAAGTTCAGGTGTTTTCGCAAATCGTGTCTCACGCTGTCACCTCCGCGACTTTGCCGTCAGCCAGGTGTATGGTTCTTTGTGCCCTGGCTGCAACCGCAGGGTCATGCGTGACCAGCACCAGGGTTTGCCCACCAGCATGTAATTCAGCCAGCAAGCCCAGCACGTCGGCAGCGCTTTTGGAATCGAGGTTGCCGGTAGGTTCATCGGCCAGCAGCAAGGCGGGCTGATTCAGCAGGGCGCGGGCGATGGCAGCACGCTGCAACTGACCACCAGACAATTCACCTGGCTTGTGATCCATG
It encodes the following:
- the nadA gene encoding quinolinate synthase NadA, giving the protein METKVVEFERPQMDVGSSCTANAWARIPDAPSAIEKLELKARIRQLLKEKQAVLVAHYYVDAELQDLAEETGGCVSDSLEMARFGRDHPAKTLVVAGVKFMGETAKILSPEKTILMPDLDATCSLDLGCPADEFAAFCDAHPDRTVVVYANTSAAVKARADWMVTSSIGLDIVAHLHAQGKKILWAPDKHLGGYIQKQTGADMLLWQGSCLVHDEFKGIELDVLKAEHPHAKVLVHPESPAAVVALADVVGSTSQMIHAAQTLDADEFIVATDNGILHKMQLAAPTKRFIVAPTAGNSATCKSCAHCPWMAMNGLRNLLQVLENGNNEIQVDPAVGQKAKVCIDRMLDFAAAKKANVRPSSDLTKEGKLFSGIGPA
- the nadC gene encoding carboxylating nicotinate-nucleotide diphosphorylase, with product MSGNLKNTHSPFDADLQKAFERNIRDALAEDVGAADLTGLLVPADEVVQAQVIVREDAVLCGAPWFDAVMTALDATIIVDWQYAEGEQMKANTVVCKIKAPARALLTAERSALNFLQLLSAVATATSKYVSIIAGTKAAILDTRKTLPGLRLAQKYAVRVGGGKNQRLALYDGILIKENHIAAAGGVAEAMQKALSLNAGVTIQIEVETLDQLQTALNAGATSILLDNFNTTMMREAVAINAGRALLEASGGIDHASVRAIAETGVDRISIGSLTKDIKATDYSLRIV
- a CDS encoding pentapeptide repeat-containing protein; protein product: MLFENQNFASRLKKPVSLDEHVFRYCEFSDIQFEGGDISSAFLACSFTGCGWYWGLFNTSILVDVKFINCIFRGTTFSGARFVNCEFENCEFLKDNLGRNCTFDEVSWFACAQENCTGLESEFRTRDKERSYIP
- a CDS encoding ABC transporter permease, coding for MNRALILEAVNELQRRKLRTGLTLLGMIFGVAAIVAMLAVGEGSRREALRLVAELGLDNVIIDSKNIDDKRLKEIRTRSLGLSAADADAALSVVPGAKAVALKKEIKVDQLVSGSNVVPARAFAVSDSYAELGGLQIGQGRWLSQQDDATLAPVCVIGPRLAHQLFGDKNPVGERIKLNHAWLEVVGVLADRALSKSEFEGVKLGLDDERLFVPWLTGRARFRFTALENEVDSLSLRLDGQTAPDIAARVLQNLIEQRHAGADDTNLIVPMGLYRQNQQTQRIFTIVMSSIAAVSLLVGGIGIMNIMLANVLERRREIGLKRALGARRRDVIEQFLAEALVIAFSGALLGVLLGAIAAYSIAALAGWSVAWSPLSLLIAVSSCIAVGLGFGVFPARQAAALDPIAALRTDG
- a CDS encoding efflux RND transporter periplasmic adaptor subunit encodes the protein MKSRLFLICVTLALSSTGCSNKTEQNQHATEIFSPRNWQESIVVDGEIIAANKTPLTVPGQGWDSRTLIKMLPEGSLVKKDQVIALFDAPKSRMELSQAEMELLRKELAAETIQASDASSRSALSADSAKVQTDLRLSERYANADLAIFSRNKILDELQDSGFLKNKRGYLNWKTGQVQARSAAEQAVLSSQKESVSLNASQHKKNLDALELLAPHDGVFLLQANWDGAKPLVGSSFRPREEFGSLPDLDQLVASFNIEEGRTFGLKVGLPVKVRLAGNGQEIELSITKVGNSASVTSRESPVKFITFEAAFNKAQAQNLALKPGQALIGTVSLINQAKAMTVPNIALIQDGSNFAAYIKDGDQLKRQTVVLGQRGPVRSEIKSGISQGNQVVLLPEVKDKEKSKDTHS
- a CDS encoding HlyD family efflux transporter periplasmic adaptor subunit; this translates as MRHDLRKHLNLSKLGIWVLSACASIPALAPASSVAPANADKTAAPAQSRPVLLTGEVIAKDSQAILVPPSNSSPVVLRNFVAEGSQVKKGDLVLRIETPNASNLEQLEISMQQTRAKADAELAKLEVTALDAEKNLLTAKAALAKAQVDAALPKTQIAALEFDKYQAEKERSERDLQVKQLAFDDAYASINRKKSDADLELKKQEININYLKTQLTRSEVRASQDGYVVHGYSNWRSERLEEGSSAFPGNTAGQVIGSGQMEVRAWALEADRTYLKEGQTVVLKFDALPGTEVTASIDSISNAPEEHNIWGYGRYFRVDIKLPAQSNLKLIPGMSVLIEPAQASKKNSEKSAAQNKELTLEGEIQSRNITSIGPPSIPYIWQYTLAQIAPEGSAVKTGDMLAMFQAAEVPNQLASQKSQLNEKLRALEKLKLEQTEAEKAADLAVAEAQSNAEKAARKATMPKELIRRVDYDKLVIEKSLNSDLAAMSLRLRTTQARARKAEKTGLETEIAMLQGKIDVLNKGQKALTVTASKPGMMIYKSNFEGEKFAAGSQVWMGLSIASVADPDKLFVSAKVPEAQSTTIKVGQSARITIPGANMTVPARVTGLGNVFHSKSSSQPIIVRDIELEFDQMPKGLKPGAAVQAILVSSGIQTATTGTAKK